One genomic region from Leptolyngbyaceae cyanobacterium JSC-12 encodes:
- a CDS encoding HEAT-like repeat protein (IMG reference gene:2510097032~PFAM: PBS lyase HEAT-like repeat), which produces MSNSQLQPFIAAIEQADSPTRLIGAVRALAAARLEAGIPTLIQVLGYNNPGAALAAVEGLVQLGRVAVEPLLEQIDGYNYGARAYAIRVLAAIADPRALSVLLSAAATDFAPSVRRAAIKGLGNLQWQALPMQQRTQAQTEVLNVLLDVSADPDWAIRYAAVVGLQALGESAIEWRTRQAVSDRLCQIEQSDRDPVTQARAKLARDRLSAVSSPPFPVCC; this is translated from the coding sequence ATGAGTAACTCCCAACTCCAACCATTCATCGCTGCGATTGAACAAGCCGACTCTCCAACACGTTTGATTGGAGCAGTGCGAGCCTTGGCAGCAGCTCGGTTGGAAGCAGGAATTCCAACCTTGATTCAAGTGTTGGGTTACAACAATCCTGGCGCAGCTCTCGCTGCAGTCGAGGGGTTAGTGCAATTAGGGAGGGTCGCAGTTGAGCCGTTGCTAGAACAGATTGATGGTTATAACTATGGTGCGCGGGCATATGCAATCCGGGTGCTGGCAGCGATCGCCGATCCCCGTGCTTTATCAGTATTGCTCTCTGCCGCTGCGACTGATTTTGCCCCAAGTGTTCGACGGGCAGCTATCAAGGGTTTGGGTAATCTCCAGTGGCAAGCACTGCCGATGCAGCAGCGTACACAGGCTCAAACTGAGGTGCTGAATGTTTTGTTGGATGTATCGGCAGATCCTGATTGGGCAATTCGGTACGCAGCCGTAGTAGGTTTACAAGCCCTGGGTGAATCTGCGATTGAGTGGCGCACTCGGCAAGCTGTGAGCGATCGCTTATGCCAGATAGAGCAATCTGACAGGGATCCAGTGACCCAGGCACGCGCCAAATTAGCCCGAGATCGTCTGTCTGCAGTGAGCAGCCCCCCTTTCCCAGTCTGTTGTTAA
- a CDS encoding HEAT repeat-containing protein (IMG reference gene:2510097033~PFAM: PBS lyase HEAT-like repeat): protein MVDFNSDQQVERSPEMPAGASPLTADLAIAHLRHEDLSLRYYAAWWLGKYQICDSAAVTALIAALEDESDRTELGGYPLRRNAARALGKLADTRAVPGLIRCLDCSDFYVREAAAQSLGMLGDCSCIPALIRLLDGGVEVAQFVPGRPHLAQPYEAVIEALGALGATEAIDLIRPFVDHPVARVQYAATRAMYQLTQEPTYGDQLVQALNSNDVQLRRTALSDLGAIGYAPAAEAIAASATENSFKLFALKGLLEHQLRSSSNETLAPRAIEIIGLMDTLL, encoded by the coding sequence CCCCTTTGACGGCAGATTTGGCGATCGCGCATCTGCGTCATGAGGATTTGAGTTTGCGCTACTATGCTGCCTGGTGGCTGGGCAAGTATCAGATTTGCGACTCGGCTGCTGTCACTGCCTTAATTGCAGCCTTGGAGGACGAGTCAGATCGAACGGAGTTAGGAGGCTATCCATTACGGCGAAATGCCGCTAGAGCGCTTGGTAAGCTGGCTGATACCAGAGCTGTTCCAGGGTTGATTCGCTGTTTGGACTGTTCCGACTTTTACGTTCGGGAAGCGGCAGCTCAATCGTTGGGAATGTTAGGTGATTGCTCTTGCATTCCTGCCTTAATCCGCTTGTTAGATGGTGGTGTTGAGGTGGCTCAATTTGTACCGGGTCGTCCTCACTTAGCGCAGCCTTACGAAGCAGTAATTGAAGCATTGGGGGCGTTGGGTGCAACCGAGGCGATCGATCTAATTCGTCCATTTGTGGATCATCCTGTTGCGAGGGTTCAATATGCCGCTACGCGGGCAATGTACCAGTTAACTCAAGAGCCTACTTATGGCGATCAACTGGTGCAGGCGCTGAATAGCAATGATGTACAGTTGCGGCGTACTGCCCTTTCAGACCTAGGCGCAATTGGCTACGCCCCTGCGGCTGAAGCGATTGCTGCCTCTGCTACCGAAAATAGTTTCAAGCTATTTGCCCTTAAGGGGCTTCTAGAGCATCAGTTGCGGTCTAGCTCAAATGAGACGTTGGCTCCACGTGCCATCGAAATTATTGGCTTAATGGATACCCTGTTATGA